A genomic window from Martelella lutilitoris includes:
- a CDS encoding phage portal protein — MKMPFHLPGRRPAEPVGVPDKKAATMLSAIAFSGEARWSGRSYAALAREGFMRNPVAHRAVRLIAEAASAMPWQLFDNGTLVSDHPLLSLLKRPNRRMCGADFLEALFGVLLLSGNAYIEPIILGEDLRELHLLRPDRVRVIEGRDGWPEAYEYRAGNHVTRFAAEGKGLTLLHMRLFHPLDDHTGFSPLAAAQMALDLHNAASVWNKALLDNSARPSGALVYQPRDGGNLTEEQYERLKQELEEGYAGPVRAGRPLLLEGGLDWKAMGLTPRDMDFTEARNGAARDIALSIGVPPMMLGIPGDNTYSNYQEANRAFYRLTVLPLIARTAASLTAWLEPVYGAGLQLEPDLDQVPALAAERDALWARVGAAEFLTDEEKRAAVGY, encoded by the coding sequence ATGAAAATGCCCTTTCATCTGCCGGGCAGGCGCCCGGCCGAGCCCGTCGGCGTGCCCGACAAAAAGGCGGCGACGATGCTCTCCGCCATCGCCTTCAGCGGCGAGGCGCGCTGGTCCGGCCGGTCCTATGCCGCCCTTGCCCGCGAGGGGTTCATGAGGAACCCGGTGGCCCACCGCGCCGTGCGTCTGATCGCGGAAGCCGCAAGCGCCATGCCCTGGCAATTGTTCGACAACGGCACGCTCGTTTCCGATCACCCGCTTCTGTCGCTTCTGAAGCGTCCGAACCGGCGCATGTGCGGCGCGGATTTTCTGGAGGCGCTGTTCGGCGTGCTCCTGCTTTCGGGCAACGCCTATATCGAACCCATCATACTGGGTGAGGATTTGCGCGAGCTGCACCTGCTGCGGCCGGACCGCGTCCGCGTGATCGAGGGCCGCGACGGTTGGCCGGAGGCCTATGAATATCGCGCCGGAAACCATGTGACCCGTTTCGCGGCGGAGGGCAAAGGGCTGACGCTGCTGCATATGCGGCTGTTCCACCCGCTCGACGACCACACGGGGTTTTCGCCGCTTGCCGCCGCGCAGATGGCGCTCGACCTGCACAACGCCGCTTCCGTCTGGAACAAGGCGCTGCTCGACAATTCGGCAAGGCCTTCGGGCGCGCTGGTCTATCAGCCGAGGGATGGCGGCAATCTGACCGAGGAACAGTATGAGCGGCTGAAACAGGAGCTGGAGGAAGGCTATGCGGGCCCGGTGCGCGCCGGCCGACCGTTGCTTCTGGAGGGCGGGCTCGACTGGAAGGCAATGGGGCTGACGCCGCGCGACATGGATTTCACCGAGGCGCGCAATGGTGCTGCCCGCGACATTGCGCTTTCCATCGGCGTGCCGCCGATGATGCTCGGGATTCCCGGCGACAATACCTATTCCAATTATCAGGAGGCCAACCGCGCCTTCTACCGGCTGACCGTCTTGCCGCTGATTGCCCGCACGGCCGCTTCGCTGACGGCCTGGCTGGAGCCGGTTTACGGCGCTGGGCTGCAGCTCGAGCCGGATCTCGACCAGGTTCCGGCGCTTGCCGCCGAGCGCGATGCGCTCTGGGCGCGGGTCGGGGCTGCCGAATTCCTGACCGACGAAGAGAAGCGCGCGGCCGTGGGGTACTGA
- a CDS encoding Dabb family protein produces MIRHIVFFSVPEGGDADQIEAGLSILTENPHATLLEIGRNTRSDLYDEKVDFVVYGEFEDEAALAAYREHPLYKKSTALVRPLREMRIAADYDTAKAVRHARPTD; encoded by the coding sequence ATGATCAGACATATCGTTTTCTTCTCGGTGCCCGAGGGCGGCGACGCCGATCAGATCGAGGCCGGCCTTTCGATCCTGACGGAAAACCCGCATGCGACGCTTCTGGAGATCGGCCGCAACACGCGCAGCGATCTTTATGACGAGAAGGTCGATTTCGTCGTCTATGGCGAGTTCGAGGACGAGGCGGCGCTTGCTGCCTATCGCGAACACCCGCTCTACAAGAAGTCGACGGCGCTTGTCCGTCCACTCCGCGAGATGCGCATTGCCGCCGATTACGACACGGCAAAGGCCGTGCGGCATGCGCGTCCGACGGACTGA
- a CDS encoding HK97 family phage prohead protease — translation MGEGSMLADELKYADLSLTDLAGDGSFSGYASLFGEVDLGKDMIERGAFSRSLQKRGAEGVRMLFQHDPSEPIGAWRRIREDGRGLYVEGVLSPDVARAREVHALMKSGGLDGLSIGFQTVRAKTDAKTGVRRVLEADLWEISIVTFPMLPSARIASVKQAGDAFPTIREFERWLTRDAGLSRKAARRLLAGGYEALVGGRDAAGGDDEMDNERLLGLLRRARRMMSS, via the coding sequence ATGGGCGAGGGATCGATGCTGGCCGATGAACTGAAATATGCCGATCTGTCGCTGACAGACCTTGCCGGGGACGGCTCGTTTTCCGGCTATGCGAGCCTCTTCGGCGAGGTCGACCTGGGCAAGGACATGATCGAGCGCGGGGCGTTTTCACGCTCGCTGCAAAAGCGCGGCGCCGAGGGCGTGCGCATGCTCTTCCAGCACGATCCTTCCGAGCCGATCGGGGCCTGGCGCAGGATTCGCGAGGACGGGCGCGGCCTTTATGTCGAGGGCGTGCTTTCCCCGGACGTGGCGCGGGCCCGCGAGGTGCACGCGCTGATGAAATCCGGCGGCCTCGACGGACTTTCGATCGGCTTTCAGACCGTGCGCGCCAAGACGGATGCGAAGACCGGCGTGCGCCGGGTGCTGGAAGCGGACCTCTGGGAAATATCGATCGTCACCTTTCCGATGCTGCCGTCGGCACGCATTGCCAGCGTGAAGCAGGCCGGTGACGCATTTCCCACCATCCGGGAATTCGAGCGATGGCTGACGCGGGATGCCGGCCTTAGCCGAAAGGCGGCGCGCCGGCTTCTTGCCGGCGGCTACGAGGCGCTGGTCGGCGGGCGGGATGCGGCCGGCGGCGATGACGAGATGGACAACGAACGCCTGCTCGGCCTGCTTCGCCGGGCACGGCGGATGATGTCGTCCTGA
- a CDS encoding DNA-packaging protein, whose product MPKPISSTSSKSGPKNWQKGASPSAPATDDRYALVSALSRDWAFLGRPEQMPPACDWRTWLLMGGRGSGKTRAGAEWVHALALSGGAKCDLRIALVAETLGDAREVMIDGVSGICRIARRMAPVLEITRRRLVWPNGAVAYLFSSEDPEALRGPQFHFAWCDELAKWRYGQECWDMLQFGLRLGARPRQMVTTTPRAVPLLKKLMAESDTTLTRISTADNHANLAPGFLKTLASRYGGTRLGRQELEGEMIEDREDGLWRRGELETVVSRNAMATGRIVVAVDPPSGSGRRSVCGIVVAGGMENGGALVLADCSVEGGTPAEWARAVVEAYRRFDADRVVAEINQGGDMVTAMLKSVDERLPVSTVRARRGKFLRAEPVAALYEQGRVRHAGHFARLVDQMCDFGPDGLSGGRSPDRLDALVWALTALLLEGDGVPRVRGV is encoded by the coding sequence ATGCCAAAGCCCATTTCCTCGACCTCATCGAAAAGCGGGCCGAAGAACTGGCAGAAAGGCGCATCGCCGAGCGCGCCGGCGACCGATGATCGCTATGCCCTTGTCAGCGCGCTTTCCCGCGACTGGGCCTTTCTGGGGCGGCCCGAACAAATGCCGCCCGCGTGCGACTGGCGCACATGGCTCCTGATGGGCGGGCGCGGTTCCGGCAAGACGCGGGCCGGCGCGGAATGGGTGCACGCACTGGCGCTTTCAGGCGGAGCGAAATGCGACCTGCGCATTGCCCTGGTGGCCGAGACGCTCGGGGATGCGCGCGAGGTGATGATCGACGGCGTCTCCGGCATCTGCCGGATCGCGCGGCGGATGGCGCCGGTGCTGGAGATCACCCGCCGCCGGCTGGTCTGGCCGAATGGCGCGGTGGCCTATCTTTTTTCCTCTGAAGATCCGGAGGCGCTGCGCGGGCCGCAATTCCACTTCGCCTGGTGCGACGAATTGGCGAAATGGCGTTATGGCCAGGAATGCTGGGACATGTTGCAGTTCGGCTTGAGGCTGGGCGCGCGGCCGCGCCAGATGGTGACGACGACGCCGCGCGCCGTACCGCTTTTGAAGAAGCTGATGGCGGAGAGCGACACGACGCTGACGCGGATTTCGACGGCGGACAATCATGCCAATCTGGCTCCGGGTTTCCTGAAGACGCTCGCAAGCCGCTATGGCGGCACGCGTCTCGGCCGGCAGGAACTCGAAGGGGAAATGATCGAGGACCGCGAGGACGGTTTGTGGCGGCGGGGAGAGCTTGAGACTGTCGTCTCCCGCAACGCGATGGCAACCGGGCGTATCGTGGTTGCCGTCGATCCGCCTTCCGGTTCCGGCCGCCGTTCGGTCTGCGGCATCGTGGTCGCGGGCGGCATGGAAAACGGCGGCGCGCTGGTACTGGCCGACTGCTCGGTCGAGGGCGGCACGCCGGCCGAGTGGGCCCGCGCCGTTGTCGAGGCCTATCGTCGGTTTGATGCCGACCGCGTGGTTGCGGAGATCAATCAGGGCGGCGACATGGTGACGGCGATGCTGAAAAGCGTCGATGAGCGCCTGCCGGTGTCAACGGTGAGGGCGCGGCGCGGCAAGTTTCTGCGCGCCGAGCCGGTTGCCGCGCTTTATGAGCAGGGCAGGGTGCGCCATGCGGGGCATTTTGCCCGGCTTGTCGACCAGATGTGCGATTTCGGGCCGGACGGACTTTCCGGCGGCCGCTCGCCGGACCGGCTCGACGCGCTGGTGTGGGCGCTGACGGCGCTGCTTCTGGAGGGCGACGGCGTGCCGCGCGTGCGGGGCGTATGA
- a CDS encoding phage major capsid protein produces MKAAPEIKSAPASIAEAFEAFMSSFEAFKDANDRRLGEIESKMGEDVLTREKVDRINRAMDAQARQLDEMQLKRARPALGRGTGLAAAEHKQAFENYIRRGDDHGLRALEAKAISTTESDGGYLVPEETDTEIGRRLSAVSPIRRLATVRQVSGAVLKKPFIASGFTAGWVGEIADRDQTATPDISELSFPTMELYAMPAASASLLDDAAVDVENWIASEIDIAFAEQEGAAFVNGNTANTPKGFLSYATVADNAWEWEKIGYIATGVDGGFKAADPSDTLIETIYALKAAHRQNAHFVMNRKTQGTIRKFKDDDGNYLWQPPASLGQPASLMGFPVTEAEDMPDIGVDSMSIAFGDFAAGYLVVDRAGVRILRDPYSAKPYVLFYTTKRVGGGVQNFEAIKLVKFGDM; encoded by the coding sequence ATGAAAGCGGCGCCCGAGATCAAGAGCGCGCCCGCGAGTATTGCCGAGGCCTTCGAGGCCTTCATGTCGAGCTTCGAGGCGTTCAAGGACGCCAATGACCGAAGGCTGGGCGAGATCGAGAGCAAGATGGGCGAGGATGTGCTGACCCGCGAAAAGGTCGACCGCATCAACCGCGCCATGGATGCCCAGGCCCGCCAGCTCGACGAGATGCAGCTGAAGCGGGCGCGACCGGCGCTTGGACGCGGAACGGGCCTTGCGGCTGCCGAGCACAAACAGGCCTTCGAGAACTATATCCGCCGCGGCGACGACCACGGCCTTCGTGCGCTGGAGGCCAAGGCGATCTCGACGACCGAAAGCGACGGCGGCTATCTGGTGCCGGAGGAAACGGATACGGAAATCGGCCGCAGGCTTTCCGCCGTTTCGCCGATCCGCCGGCTGGCAACGGTGCGCCAGGTTTCCGGCGCGGTGCTGAAGAAGCCGTTCATCGCGTCCGGCTTCACCGCCGGCTGGGTCGGCGAGATCGCCGACCGCGACCAGACGGCAACGCCCGATATTTCCGAGCTGTCGTTCCCGACCATGGAGCTTTACGCCATGCCGGCGGCGAGTGCATCGCTGCTTGACGATGCGGCGGTTGATGTCGAGAACTGGATTGCCTCGGAGATCGACATCGCCTTTGCCGAGCAGGAGGGCGCGGCCTTCGTGAACGGCAATACAGCGAATACGCCCAAGGGGTTCCTGAGCTACGCGACGGTCGCCGACAACGCCTGGGAATGGGAGAAGATCGGCTATATCGCCACCGGCGTCGATGGCGGCTTCAAGGCGGCCGATCCCTCCGACACGCTGATCGAGACGATCTATGCGTTGAAGGCGGCCCACCGCCAGAACGCTCATTTCGTCATGAACCGGAAGACGCAAGGGACGATCCGCAAGTTCAAGGATGATGACGGCAATTATCTCTGGCAGCCGCCGGCGAGCCTCGGCCAGCCGGCCTCGCTGATGGGCTTTCCCGTGACCGAAGCGGAGGACATGCCCGATATCGGCGTTGATTCCATGTCGATCGCGTTCGGCGATTTCGCTGCCGGTTATCTGGTGGTCGATCGCGCCGGCGTGCGGATCCTGCGCGATCCCTATTCCGCCAAGCCCTATGTGCTGTTCTACACGACCAAGCGCGTCGGCGGTGGGGTTCAGAACTTCGAGGCGATCAAGCTGGTGAAGTTCGGCGACATGTGA